Proteins encoded within one genomic window of Dermatophilus congolensis:
- a CDS encoding glucose PTS transporter subunit IIA — protein sequence MGSVDFQTLASDILRLVGGGENLVSYTHCATRLRLNLSDESKADTAAIKELDGVIAVRHPNGQYQIVIGNEVPELFAQFAALVGDDAAAVAVDERRGGPLARFIALFSAVMQPIVWALTGLGMVKAVLSALSMFEIIKTESPTYAILSAGADGMFYFLPVFLALAASKWLKTDMVTSVAIAVALLHPSIASLAEAGTSVSFFGLPVVMLTYANSFVPIFLAMWLQSYMERGLNKVLPDAVRDVVRPMIVITVMVPLVLITMGPATVHASNLLTDLITGFFGDMPWLAGLILGGLWELFVIFGLHWGFILHITNELASGSGHTLVTGPLVASVVAQSAATLAVVFRSRSNKRRGVAVPAALSGLFAGVTEPAVYGVNLPLRRPFYFGLLGGAIGGAIAASGGSGSSSFAVPSLLGLTEFTEVGDFTLELAGTAVAAVIAFVLTLVFAPRERRDEKSSDQSFETTPIRLPGAGPVTGSNPIVSKVVTSSEDTSTSAIPMTASSAIPLAMAAADEGAVEIRCPVRGRAIPLSEVTDPVVAAGLLGKGVAIAPEEGRVCAPVSGELVTGADSDHAYGIRTAEGVEVLVHVGINTVELRGEHFYRVVAPSGYVEAGDILVDVDFPSVEAAGYDNTIMMTIMNTNELGEVVPASPGPKAAGDLVMVVKQK from the coding sequence ATGGGGTCCGTCGATTTTCAGACGCTGGCCAGCGATATCTTGCGCCTGGTCGGCGGCGGGGAAAACCTCGTAAGTTATACGCACTGCGCCACGCGGCTGCGTTTGAATTTGTCCGACGAGTCGAAAGCTGACACGGCGGCAATTAAAGAGCTAGATGGCGTTATTGCTGTCCGGCATCCGAATGGTCAGTACCAGATCGTCATCGGCAATGAAGTGCCTGAGCTGTTTGCGCAGTTCGCGGCACTGGTGGGAGATGACGCGGCCGCCGTCGCTGTTGACGAGCGCCGTGGCGGTCCTCTAGCCCGGTTTATTGCGTTGTTCAGTGCTGTGATGCAGCCGATTGTGTGGGCGTTGACTGGTCTTGGCATGGTCAAGGCAGTTTTGTCTGCGCTGAGCATGTTCGAAATTATCAAGACTGAAAGCCCTACCTACGCAATTCTTTCGGCAGGTGCCGATGGGATGTTTTACTTCCTGCCTGTCTTTTTGGCGCTTGCGGCATCGAAGTGGCTCAAGACAGACATGGTTACCTCTGTTGCTATTGCGGTTGCTTTGCTTCACCCGAGCATTGCTTCGCTGGCAGAGGCAGGAACATCCGTGTCCTTCTTTGGGCTGCCTGTCGTGATGTTGACATACGCGAACTCTTTCGTCCCGATTTTCTTGGCCATGTGGCTGCAGTCCTACATGGAGCGAGGGCTAAATAAGGTCCTGCCGGATGCAGTGCGTGACGTGGTTCGCCCCATGATTGTCATCACAGTCATGGTGCCGTTGGTTCTTATCACCATGGGCCCGGCAACGGTGCATGCTTCGAACCTGCTGACTGACCTCATCACCGGATTCTTTGGCGATATGCCGTGGCTAGCTGGGCTCATTTTGGGTGGCTTGTGGGAGCTGTTCGTCATCTTCGGGCTGCACTGGGGCTTCATCCTGCACATCACTAATGAGCTCGCTTCTGGTAGTGGACACACACTGGTTACTGGCCCGCTGGTGGCATCTGTGGTTGCCCAGTCTGCTGCGACGTTGGCCGTCGTATTCCGTAGCCGAAGCAACAAGCGGCGTGGTGTGGCCGTCCCGGCTGCGCTTTCTGGTCTGTTCGCAGGTGTGACTGAGCCTGCCGTTTACGGTGTGAACTTGCCGCTGCGCAGGCCGTTCTACTTTGGTCTGCTTGGTGGAGCGATCGGTGGCGCTATTGCCGCTAGTGGCGGTAGCGGGTCGAGTTCATTTGCTGTTCCTTCGCTGCTGGGGCTGACAGAATTCACTGAAGTTGGCGATTTCACACTTGAACTCGCCGGTACGGCGGTAGCTGCGGTTATTGCGTTTGTCCTTACTTTGGTCTTCGCTCCGCGGGAACGACGCGATGAGAAGTCTTCGGATCAGTCATTTGAAACAACGCCTATCCGTCTACCCGGCGCAGGGCCTGTTACCGGCTCTAACCCGATTGTGAGCAAGGTGGTGACTTCGAGCGAAGACACCTCAACTTCGGCTATCCCGATGACTGCATCTTCTGCGATTCCGCTAGCGATGGCCGCAGCTGACGAAGGAGCCGTGGAGATCCGCTGCCCTGTTCGGGGTCGCGCGATTCCGCTTTCTGAGGTGACTGATCCAGTTGTGGCAGCTGGTCTTCTCGGTAAGGGTGTGGCGATCGCTCCAGAAGAGGGTCGCGTGTGCGCGCCGGTCAGTGGCGAACTCGTGACTGGGGCTGACAGCGACCACGCGTATGGAATCCGCACCGCAGAAGGCGTGGAGGTGCTCGTGCACGTGGGCATCAACACCGTCGAGCTGCGCGGAGAGCACTTCTACCGTGTTGTTGCTCCAAGCGGGTACGTAGAGGCCGGAGACATTCTTGTGGATGTTGATTTCCCCTCTGTAGAGGCCGCTGGCTACGACAACACGATCATGATGACGATCATGAACACCAACGAGCTGGGTGAAGTGGTTCCGGCCTCACCTGGCCCCAAAGCTGCTGGTGACTTGGTAATGGTCGTGAAACAGAAGTAG
- a CDS encoding IclR family transcriptional regulator → MESSSGVGVLDKAAIVLSALEGGPATLAQLVATTKLARPTAHRIAVALEHHRLVARDMQGRFILGPRLAELASAAGEDRLLAAAGAVLAALRDHTHESAQLFRRQGDMRICVAAADRPMGLRDSIPVGATLSMQAGSAAQVLLAWEEPDRLHRGLQGAAFTATTLSGVRRRGWAQSVGEREAGVASISAPVRNPSGRVIAAVSISGPIERLSRQPGRLHAATVVAGANKLTEVLQRAHNAQMHAAENAQRSEN, encoded by the coding sequence ATGGAATCTTCGAGCGGTGTGGGAGTTCTCGATAAAGCAGCCATCGTGTTGAGCGCTCTAGAAGGTGGACCTGCGACTCTGGCGCAACTAGTGGCAACAACGAAATTGGCGCGCCCAACGGCGCACCGAATTGCGGTTGCGCTAGAGCATCACCGTCTGGTGGCGCGGGACATGCAAGGACGTTTCATTCTGGGGCCGCGTTTGGCGGAGTTGGCTTCTGCTGCGGGAGAAGATCGACTGCTAGCTGCTGCGGGAGCAGTACTGGCCGCATTACGTGACCACACTCACGAAAGCGCCCAGCTATTCCGACGACAAGGTGACATGCGAATCTGCGTAGCAGCAGCAGATCGGCCTATGGGGCTAAGGGATTCGATTCCGGTTGGGGCAACGCTAAGCATGCAGGCTGGCTCTGCCGCGCAAGTTCTCCTGGCCTGGGAAGAGCCCGATCGACTGCACCGAGGTTTACAGGGAGCAGCTTTTACGGCAACCACTCTCTCGGGTGTGCGCCGCCGTGGTTGGGCTCAGAGCGTTGGGGAAAGGGAGGCGGGAGTTGCCTCTATTTCTGCGCCAGTGCGTAACCCTTCTGGCCGAGTTATTGCGGCAGTGTCTATTTCCGGGCCGATCGAGCGGCTATCTCGCCAGCCAGGGCGTCTCCACGCCGCTACAGTGGTGGCTGGTGCCAACAAACTTACCGAGGTTCTTCAACGGGCTCACAACGCCCAGATGCACGCAGCTGAGAATGCGCAGCGAAGCGAAAACTGA
- a CDS encoding DUF6457 domain-containing protein, whose protein sequence is MADHDGRNCSGDKAGKPPASEAEKMRIMHLWLEAVCHELNVDPDLLNDIAQPALGLISDVAHGPSRPGAPMTALALGLATQPGEGREEIASRITRLVQLARTWEAPTP, encoded by the coding sequence GTGGCCGATCACGATGGTCGCAACTGCTCGGGAGATAAAGCCGGTAAACCCCCCGCATCCGAAGCAGAAAAAATGCGCATCATGCACCTATGGCTCGAAGCCGTATGCCATGAGCTCAACGTCGATCCAGACCTTCTGAACGACATCGCTCAACCTGCTCTGGGTCTTATCAGTGACGTGGCACACGGTCCCTCTCGTCCCGGCGCGCCCATGACCGCGCTCGCACTCGGTCTCGCGACCCAGCCAGGTGAAGGACGTGAGGAGATCGCTAGCCGTATAACCCGACTCGTGCAGCTCGCGCGCACCTGGGAGGCGCCCACTCCGTAA
- a CDS encoding HU family DNA-binding protein: MHAMAGLPLRHLCGYALGSRDRTGLLWRERTRVNKADLVDALEHRIGGKKAAADAIEAVFDVIIREVAAGGKVGITGFGTFERVDRAARTGRNPRTGESVRIESTAVPKFRPGTAFKMYVAEPETLPKSGPAAARAAAGTAAEVRSRAEATIRANKAKRKAGKNA; the protein is encoded by the coding sequence ATGCATGCCATGGCGGGACTACCGCTGCGGCATTTGTGTGGCTACGCCCTCGGTTCGAGGGATCGAACCGGTCTTCTCTGGAGGGAGAGAACAAGAGTGAACAAGGCTGATCTGGTTGATGCCCTTGAGCATCGAATCGGAGGGAAGAAGGCGGCAGCAGATGCCATCGAGGCTGTCTTCGACGTAATTATCCGAGAGGTTGCGGCGGGCGGCAAGGTGGGAATCACCGGCTTCGGCACGTTCGAGCGAGTGGACCGCGCTGCTCGTACTGGCCGCAACCCGCGTACGGGTGAATCCGTGCGTATCGAATCCACTGCTGTGCCGAAGTTCCGGCCCGGCACCGCTTTCAAGATGTATGTCGCCGAACCGGAGACCTTGCCGAAGTCAGGCCCGGCTGCAGCCCGTGCCGCTGCTGGCACGGCCGCCGAGGTGCGTTCTCGCGCCGAGGCCACCATCCGCGCGAACAAGGCAAAGCGGAAGGCCGGCAAAAACGCCTGA
- a CDS encoding NAD(P)H-dependent glycerol-3-phosphate dehydrogenase gives MDTVAVLGSGSWGTAFATIVADTGAQVRLWGRRAEQVERINTAHENSDYLPGIKLAPSIVATTDPAEALDGAEIVVVALPSQKMRTTMTQWSNLVPSDAVLVSLMKGIERGTGLRMSQVISQVGGFEAERIAVVSGPNLAGEIAARQPSASVVASVSAATAEMVADACATPFFRPYTDEDIVGVELGGATKNVIAVAVGVAEGMGLGDNTKATIVTRGLAETVRLGMALGAEAATFSGLAGVGDLIATCMSPLSRNHRVGVGLGQGMSLDEVVEKTGQTAEGVASSLSILHLGAQLGVEMPITEAVVAVVHDGQRPQLMGDVLMSRVRKTEKPEQLRRS, from the coding sequence GTGGACACGGTAGCCGTTCTCGGGTCGGGTAGCTGGGGCACCGCGTTTGCCACAATCGTTGCGGATACGGGAGCTCAGGTGCGTCTATGGGGGCGCAGGGCTGAGCAGGTTGAGCGAATCAACACCGCACACGAAAACTCGGACTATCTGCCTGGCATCAAGCTTGCTCCTTCCATCGTGGCGACCACTGATCCAGCTGAGGCGCTGGATGGGGCAGAGATTGTGGTCGTGGCGTTGCCGTCGCAGAAAATGCGGACAACGATGACCCAATGGAGCAATCTGGTTCCCTCTGATGCTGTGTTGGTGTCGCTGATGAAAGGCATCGAACGAGGCACAGGCCTGCGAATGAGTCAGGTGATTTCACAGGTAGGCGGTTTTGAAGCTGAGCGGATTGCTGTCGTTTCAGGGCCAAACTTGGCTGGAGAGATAGCGGCGCGTCAGCCATCGGCGAGCGTGGTTGCTTCTGTCAGCGCAGCGACTGCAGAAATGGTGGCAGATGCATGTGCAACCCCGTTTTTTCGACCCTACACCGATGAGGACATTGTGGGGGTGGAACTAGGCGGTGCCACGAAGAACGTCATCGCGGTAGCTGTTGGTGTAGCAGAGGGCATGGGGCTAGGAGACAACACAAAAGCCACCATCGTGACGCGTGGCTTGGCCGAGACTGTGCGATTGGGGATGGCGCTGGGGGCTGAGGCGGCCACGTTCTCAGGACTAGCTGGGGTGGGGGACCTTATTGCTACCTGTATGTCGCCGTTGTCCCGTAACCACCGTGTTGGTGTGGGGCTGGGGCAGGGGATGAGTCTTGATGAAGTGGTGGAGAAAACAGGACAGACTGCTGAGGGTGTGGCATCGAGCCTGTCGATTTTGCATCTGGGTGCCCAACTTGGGGTGGAGATGCCGATTACGGAGGCCGTGGTGGCGGTTGTTCATGATGGTCAGCGTCCGCAGTTGATGGGTGATGTTCTTATGTCGCGGGTGCGTAAAACCGAGAAGCCAGAACAGCTACGTCGCTCGTGA
- a CDS encoding D-alanine--D-alanine ligase family protein, giving the protein MSTDGTFPSPPRPLSSRTGSGRDGRIRVAIVFGGRSSEHSISCVTAGGVLGAIDRDRFDVVPIGITRDGRWVRMPDDPEALKLGGQELPEVTDADSYVSFSLEAHSSTVIEVADRKGGGLQSLGDIDVVLPLLHGPFGEDGTIQGLFELAEMRYVGCGVLASAMMMDKHWMKVAFEAAGLPVGPYRVITDKAWRIDAQAALESLQGLKFPMFVKPARAGSSFGITKVDAPEGLREAIEAAREHDPKVVVEQGIVGREIECGVLSGHGLEPSRASMPGEIVVADHDFYDFEAKYLSESDVTLSCPAKLPEDVTARLRELAVHAFDAVECEGLARCDFFFTPDGELIINEINTLPGFTPFSMFPSMWAATGLEYSDLITDLIELALERRAGLR; this is encoded by the coding sequence ATGAGCACCGATGGCACTTTTCCCTCGCCCCCCCGTCCTCTTTCCTCGCGTACCGGATCTGGTCGCGATGGACGTATTCGTGTTGCCATCGTTTTTGGTGGCCGTTCCAGTGAGCATTCGATTTCGTGTGTCACCGCTGGTGGTGTTCTTGGGGCGATCGACCGCGACCGGTTTGATGTAGTGCCGATTGGGATTACTCGCGATGGTCGGTGGGTGCGTATGCCTGACGACCCTGAAGCATTGAAGTTGGGTGGGCAGGAGCTGCCTGAGGTTACTGACGCAGATTCCTATGTCAGTTTCTCGCTGGAGGCTCATTCGAGCACGGTTATTGAGGTGGCAGACCGCAAGGGTGGCGGTCTGCAGTCCCTTGGCGATATTGATGTGGTTCTGCCGCTGCTGCATGGTCCTTTTGGTGAGGACGGCACAATCCAGGGATTGTTTGAGCTTGCCGAGATGCGGTACGTGGGCTGCGGTGTGCTGGCCAGTGCCATGATGATGGACAAGCATTGGATGAAGGTCGCTTTTGAAGCGGCGGGGCTACCTGTGGGGCCCTATCGCGTCATCACAGATAAGGCGTGGCGTATCGATGCCCAGGCGGCGCTTGAATCGCTGCAAGGGTTGAAATTCCCTATGTTTGTCAAGCCTGCGCGGGCTGGTAGCAGTTTCGGGATTACGAAGGTTGATGCCCCTGAAGGATTGCGGGAGGCCATTGAGGCTGCGCGCGAGCATGATCCGAAGGTGGTTGTTGAACAAGGCATCGTGGGTCGGGAAATTGAATGTGGTGTCTTGTCCGGCCATGGATTAGAGCCCAGCCGGGCAAGCATGCCTGGTGAAATCGTCGTTGCTGACCATGATTTCTATGACTTTGAGGCTAAGTACTTGTCTGAGTCGGATGTGACGCTTTCATGCCCGGCAAAGCTGCCGGAAGATGTCACCGCGCGGTTGCGTGAGCTGGCTGTGCATGCGTTTGATGCGGTGGAGTGTGAAGGGCTAGCGCGGTGCGATTTCTTCTTCACACCTGATGGTGAACTCATCATTAACGAGATCAATACGTTGCCAGGTTTCACGCCGTTCTCAATGTTCCCGAGCATGTGGGCGGCGACGGGGTTGGAGTACTCCGACCTGATCACAGATTTGATTGAGCTCGCGCTGGAACGTCGAGCTGGTTTGCGCTGA
- a CDS encoding HsmA family protein yields MPLLVPAIVLITGALIAYTIGVWAERRAGVLRPWHAAMFALGLTFDASGTFLMGRIAASGATLATTGAASVLTQLMQVTGAAALVLMAIHLLWAVVVLIRRDHRAQVTFHRFSVGVWAVWLVPYFTGMAAAMMKN; encoded by the coding sequence ATGCCTTTGCTCGTCCCAGCCATCGTCCTCATCACGGGCGCCCTGATCGCCTACACCATCGGTGTCTGGGCAGAACGCCGCGCCGGAGTCCTGCGCCCTTGGCACGCCGCCATGTTTGCACTCGGGCTCACCTTCGACGCCTCAGGAACATTCCTCATGGGGCGCATCGCAGCCTCCGGCGCAACACTGGCCACCACCGGCGCTGCCAGCGTCCTTACTCAACTTATGCAGGTCACCGGTGCAGCTGCCCTCGTCCTCATGGCCATCCATCTTCTATGGGCTGTCGTCGTCTTGATTCGCCGCGATCACAGGGCGCAAGTGACTTTCCACCGATTCAGCGTGGGCGTCTGGGCTGTATGGCTTGTGCCTTACTTCACTGGCATGGCAGCCGCGATGATGAAGAACTAA
- a CDS encoding sensor histidine kinase, translating to MHHRSFPPVARELLVGLDLLVVALTVVGFSIGVRRGAQVWLLVGAALLVLGVYAGGRLRFRSVDVSRLDRRGGDFWEIAWVVALVVSWVLFTLVTPAALWLSFALMLVQMHVLGPFVGGGAVVVTAGLTIALQVCEGTVGPGSLGGVVGPVLGAALAIGVVVGLEALAREGEVRARMVQELAVAREHLAHAERERAVAAERERLAREIHDTLAQGFVSIDLLLRAAQSADSSVAGGEFVERAAQTARSSLEEARRFVRGLAPGDLDAGGLVAALRRQVEALPPPLQGRFAVDGVAVELPLAVESALLRIAQSALANVRQHAQASCVVVTLSYEDEQVALDVVDDGRGFDPADPPRSAGGFGLCGIASRVRELHGTSDVESSPDGGTAVVVRIPVAGAESERRGE from the coding sequence GTGCATCACCGCTCTTTCCCGCCAGTAGCGCGGGAGTTACTGGTTGGGTTGGATTTGCTGGTCGTGGCGCTCACGGTGGTGGGGTTTTCGATTGGTGTGAGGCGTGGCGCTCAGGTGTGGCTGCTGGTGGGTGCGGCGTTGCTGGTTTTGGGTGTGTACGCCGGTGGGCGTTTGCGGTTTCGCAGCGTGGATGTCTCTCGTCTGGATCGTCGTGGTGGGGATTTTTGGGAGATCGCTTGGGTGGTGGCCCTGGTGGTTTCGTGGGTGCTGTTCACGCTGGTGACACCTGCTGCGCTGTGGCTTTCTTTTGCGCTGATGTTGGTGCAGATGCATGTTCTTGGGCCGTTTGTTGGTGGTGGGGCGGTCGTGGTGACGGCAGGTTTGACGATTGCGCTGCAGGTGTGTGAAGGCACGGTTGGGCCTGGCTCGTTGGGGGGTGTTGTGGGGCCGGTTCTTGGGGCAGCGTTGGCGATTGGGGTTGTGGTGGGGTTGGAGGCGTTGGCTCGAGAGGGGGAGGTGCGGGCACGCATGGTGCAAGAGCTTGCTGTTGCGCGTGAGCATTTGGCGCATGCGGAGCGCGAGCGGGCAGTTGCTGCGGAGCGGGAGCGGTTGGCGCGTGAGATTCATGACACGTTGGCGCAGGGGTTCGTGTCGATTGATTTGTTGTTGCGTGCTGCCCAGTCGGCGGATTCGTCGGTTGCTGGTGGAGAGTTCGTGGAGCGGGCAGCGCAGACTGCGCGGTCAAGCTTGGAGGAGGCGCGTCGTTTTGTTCGTGGTCTTGCTCCGGGTGATTTGGATGCCGGTGGGCTGGTTGCGGCGTTGCGGCGACAGGTTGAGGCGTTGCCGCCACCATTGCAGGGGCGTTTTGCGGTCGATGGGGTGGCGGTTGAGTTGCCGTTGGCGGTGGAGTCTGCATTGTTGCGTATTGCGCAGTCGGCGTTAGCTAATGTGCGTCAGCATGCGCAGGCCTCGTGTGTGGTTGTGACGCTTTCGTATGAGGATGAGCAGGTTGCGCTGGATGTAGTTGATGATGGTCGTGGTTTTGATCCGGCTGATCCGCCGCGTAGCGCGGGAGGGTTTGGGTTGTGTGGAATTGCTTCGCGGGTGCGTGAGTTGCATGGCACCTCGGATGTTGAGAGCAGTCCAGATGGGGGCACGGCTGTGGTGGTGAGGATTCCTGTTGCGGGGGCAGAAAGTGAGCGGCGCGGTGAGTGA
- a CDS encoding response regulator produces MSEARVDAQARCVQVVLTDDHPIVRAGLRVLVDSQPDMRVVADFATAEELVAWVRGCVVVGSLMCCWWICGLGRGG; encoded by the coding sequence GTGAGTGAGGCACGTGTGGATGCGCAGGCTCGCTGCGTTCAGGTAGTGCTGACTGATGATCACCCGATTGTGCGGGCGGGGTTGCGTGTGTTGGTGGATTCGCAGCCGGATATGCGTGTGGTGGCGGATTTTGCGACAGCTGAGGAGTTGGTTGCGTGGGTGCGTGGGTGCGTGGTGGTGGGGTCGCTGATGTGTTGTTGGTGGATTTGCGGTTTGGGCAGGGGCGGATGA
- a CDS encoding LuxR C-terminal-related transcriptional regulator: MGAWVRGGGVADVLLVDLRFGQGRMNGAQATAQLVAGGAPPVLVLTTYDTDGEILAAIEAGATGYLLKDSPTEELTAAIRAAAAGEVTLGPTVQRRLVARMAKPTAQLSVREREVLGLVAEGAGNDAIAAALFLSKATVKTHLAHIYDKLGVKSRTAAVAAARRQGLIEH; this comes from the coding sequence GTGGGTGCGTGGGTGCGTGGTGGTGGGGTCGCTGATGTGTTGTTGGTGGATTTGCGGTTTGGGCAGGGGCGGATGAATGGCGCGCAGGCCACGGCGCAGTTGGTTGCTGGGGGTGCGCCGCCAGTTTTGGTTCTTACGACGTATGACACCGATGGGGAGATTCTTGCTGCGATTGAGGCAGGGGCGACGGGGTATTTGTTGAAGGACTCACCGACAGAGGAGCTGACGGCAGCGATTCGGGCGGCGGCTGCTGGTGAAGTCACGTTGGGGCCAACGGTGCAGCGCAGGTTGGTGGCGCGGATGGCTAAGCCTACTGCTCAGCTGTCGGTGCGGGAGAGAGAGGTTTTGGGGTTGGTGGCTGAGGGGGCGGGCAATGATGCGATTGCGGCGGCTTTGTTTTTGTCTAAGGCGACGGTGAAGACGCACTTAGCGCATATTTACGACAAGCTTGGGGTCAAGAGTCGTACGGCTGCGGTTGCGGCTGCTCGGCGTCAGGGGCTTATCGAGCATTGA
- a CDS encoding DUF3515 family protein translates to MPTPRLPKRALPILALAGGLLSIALGSTAALLISITQHTPIDVAAAPRAHEKLCTTVTQNWPHDISGHPRIPTTSDPQGSAAWGKPAIIARCGITSPGPTTDECIDVNGVDWIIRHLDDGMQFISYGRSPAVEVLVPKKYAPEPLVLSAFAPSVQKIPQTKGKCM, encoded by the coding sequence ATGCCAACACCTCGCCTCCCCAAACGCGCCCTGCCCATTCTCGCCCTCGCCGGTGGGCTGCTCAGCATCGCCCTCGGCTCCACCGCCGCCCTACTCATATCCATTACCCAACACACCCCCATCGACGTCGCCGCCGCACCCCGCGCACACGAAAAGCTCTGTACCACCGTCACCCAAAACTGGCCCCACGACATATCCGGCCACCCACGCATCCCCACCACCTCAGACCCGCAAGGATCCGCAGCCTGGGGAAAACCCGCAATCATCGCCCGATGCGGCATCACCTCACCGGGGCCAACCACAGACGAATGCATCGACGTCAACGGCGTGGACTGGATCATTCGACACCTCGACGATGGCATGCAGTTCATCAGCTACGGTAGGTCCCCCGCCGTCGAAGTACTCGTACCCAAAAAATACGCCCCTGAACCACTCGTCCTGTCAGCCTTCGCCCCATCAGTGCAGAAAATCCCCCAAACCAAAGGCAAATGCATGTAA
- the thiL gene encoding thiamine-phosphate kinase → MADSSLFSQPLSSVSEAELLGLVFPVYEAGGVDRSFVSLGVGDDTAWVRTSDGGALVTTDTMVRGCDWLDEWSSPYEVGAKCAAQNLADIAAMGGVTRALLVTLVADPATTVGWAVESARGLADAAAAAGAVVVGGDLSSAPAGVVTLSVTAFGDAQGRSPVLRSGARAGDVVAVAGSLGCSGAGLDVLGRQGRGGVVSERTSECVQMHVCPKPPLEQGPVAARVGATSMIDVSDGLVIDAGRVASASGVEVALSGELLEPFVERLVPVVGQQRAVECVLGGGEEHSLLATFSDGAVVPPGWRVVGEVLPISPLARGRVTVDGQCSDVVTWDHFAR, encoded by the coding sequence GTGGCTGATTCGTCTTTATTCTCGCAGCCTCTGAGTTCTGTTTCTGAGGCTGAGTTGTTGGGTCTTGTGTTTCCTGTGTATGAGGCAGGCGGGGTTGATCGGTCTTTTGTGTCGCTGGGGGTGGGTGATGACACGGCGTGGGTGCGGACAAGTGATGGTGGGGCGTTGGTGACGACGGACACGATGGTGCGTGGGTGTGACTGGTTGGATGAGTGGAGTTCGCCGTATGAGGTTGGGGCAAAGTGTGCGGCGCAGAATTTAGCTGATATCGCGGCGATGGGTGGGGTGACGCGGGCGCTGCTTGTGACTTTGGTTGCGGATCCGGCTACGACTGTGGGGTGGGCAGTGGAGTCAGCACGTGGATTGGCTGATGCGGCGGCTGCTGCTGGGGCGGTGGTTGTGGGTGGGGATTTGTCGTCGGCTCCGGCGGGCGTGGTCACCTTGTCGGTGACGGCATTTGGTGATGCGCAGGGGCGTTCTCCTGTGTTGCGCAGTGGTGCTCGTGCGGGAGATGTAGTGGCGGTGGCTGGGTCTTTGGGGTGTTCAGGTGCTGGGTTGGATGTGCTGGGGCGACAGGGGCGTGGTGGTGTTGTTTCTGAGCGCACCTCCGAATGTGTTCAGATGCATGTTTGCCCCAAGCCTCCGTTGGAGCAGGGCCCGGTTGCTGCGCGTGTGGGAGCGACATCGATGATTGATGTTTCCGATGGTTTGGTGATTGATGCTGGCAGGGTTGCTTCGGCTAGTGGTGTGGAGGTGGCTTTGTCCGGGGAGTTGCTGGAGCCGTTTGTTGAGCGTCTTGTTCCGGTTGTGGGGCAGCAGCGGGCGGTGGAGTGTGTGCTTGGTGGAGGTGAGGAGCATTCGCTGCTGGCGACGTTTTCTGATGGGGCAGTGGTGCCGCCAGGGTGGCGCGTGGTGGGTGAGGTGTTACCTATTTCCCCTTTGGCGCGTGGCCGCGTCACTGTTGATGGTCAGTGTTCTGATGTTGTGACGTGGGATCATTTCGCTCGATAG
- the rpmB gene encoding 50S ribosomal protein L28, with the protein MAANCEICGKTPKFGKSVSHSHRRTNRAWIPNIQRVRALVGPSGKTSKRLNVCTSCIKAGKVTR; encoded by the coding sequence GTGGCTGCCAACTGCGAGATCTGCGGCAAGACCCCGAAGTTCGGGAAGAGCGTCTCTCACTCGCACCGGCGCACCAACCGCGCCTGGATCCCCAACATCCAGCGTGTACGCGCCCTGGTCGGCCCTAGCGGCAAGACCTCCAAACGCCTCAACGTATGCACCTCATGCATCAAAGCTGGCAAAGTTACCCGCTGA